In a genomic window of Octadecabacter temperatus:
- a CDS encoding GNAT family N-acetyltransferase: protein MIVVEAGDPFHPQAKALLEASHALMGELFPAEANHYLSLDALTADDVHFFTARRGDTIVGVGALAVKNGYGELKSMFVEEASRGQGIVDAILRQLEDHARGLDLPMLRLETGSLLHAAHKVYARHGFTKCSPFGDYEAGEFSVFMEKPLEVQG from the coding sequence ATGATTGTCGTTGAAGCGGGCGATCCATTTCATCCGCAGGCCAAAGCCCTGCTTGAGGCAAGCCATGCTTTAATGGGGGAGTTGTTCCCTGCAGAGGCGAACCACTACTTGAGCCTTGATGCGTTGACCGCCGACGACGTCCATTTTTTCACGGCGCGACGTGGAGACACGATTGTTGGCGTCGGCGCACTGGCTGTCAAAAACGGTTACGGTGAGCTGAAGTCGATGTTCGTTGAAGAAGCATCGCGCGGACAGGGTATTGTTGATGCGATACTGCGCCAGCTTGAAGACCATGCGCGTGGGTTAGACTTACCGATGCTACGTCTGGAAACCGGATCGCTTTTGCATGCGGCACACAAGGTTTATGCGCGGCATGGCTTTACGAAATGTAGCCCGTTCGGGGATTATGAAGCTGGTGAATTTTCAGTCTTCATGGAAAAGCCGCTTGAGGTCCAAGGATGA
- the smc gene encoding chromosome segregation protein SMC, translating to MRFSRLRLNGFKSFVDPTDLIIQDGLTGVVGPNGCGKSNLLEALRWVMGENRPTAMRGGGMEDVIFAGAATRPARNFAEVSLHIDNAERLAPAAFNDSDNLEIVRRITRDVGSAYKVGVKDVRARDVQMLFADASTGAHSPALVRQGQISELINSKPKARRRILEEAAGISGLYQRRHEAELKLKGSEQNLARVDDVIEQLAGQLGALARQARQAARYRAIGDELRQSEGLLLYRRWKEADEARAAAANQLRTRTNEAASAETAARQSAKARQTCEDALPPLREEEAIAAAVLQRLHVQRDTLADQEARAKQTIETLTNRIEQLALDMEREAGLNKDAGETIERLEWEGREIAKASVGHDERLEDARVASTDGAQILADREADLAQLTEDVARLAARHQSAQRLIDDYRKTLEKNEAEAQRAILARTEATAALEKAALDFDAAKAAESQARATADKAEVVLAEAEAARADTQAREADARALRSEAEGEANALRAETGALSKLVDRDSSEGSQILDQLRVDSGYEKALGAALSDDLKAPAVTPDMGSGWVPLPSYPQPQSLPSGVKALTNFVSVPEVLVRRMGQVGLIDAADGPRLQKDLAPGQRLVSIEGDLWRWDGFRAAAEDAPSAAALRLEQINRLEGLKKDLNDATAKADGMRQAHEMLTGRLAELAQADQAARDARRAADGAVADANRALSRAEADRNLADGKLESSGLAVARHEEEAMSARKALSEAEATYKSLGNLDEARGQVEDIKMTVEAARMTMMSKRSSYDEVRREGEARTKRGQEITKEVSGWKHRLETANKRSAELQERKETSEEELKEAMTAPNEIAAKRDELADAIDEAEARRKESSDKLALSETALRDATMSERDAERTASEAREARARSEARADAAKETTQYAVERIQEALETTPENLLEQLDVDPDKMPSSEAIENDVNRLKRQRDALGAVNLRAEEDAKEVQEEHDLLVKEKTDLEDAIRALRTGIASLNKEGRERLLTAFEQVNESFGTLFKHLFGGGEAKLVLVESDDPLEAGLEIMCQPPGKKLSTLSLLSGGEQTLTAMALIFAVFLANPAPICVLDEVDAPLDDANVTRFCDLLDEMTRRTNTRFLIITHHAVTMSRMDRLFGVTMGEQGVSQLVSVDLKAATTLVA from the coding sequence ATGCGGTTTTCCCGCCTTCGCCTTAACGGCTTTAAAAGCTTCGTCGACCCAACCGACCTGATCATTCAGGACGGGCTGACAGGTGTTGTCGGTCCAAACGGTTGCGGAAAGTCGAACCTGCTTGAAGCCCTGCGTTGGGTCATGGGTGAGAATCGCCCGACCGCGATGCGTGGCGGCGGCATGGAAGACGTGATCTTTGCAGGTGCCGCGACCCGTCCGGCCCGCAACTTTGCTGAAGTATCCCTGCACATTGATAACGCAGAACGCCTCGCGCCCGCTGCGTTTAACGACAGCGACAACCTTGAGATCGTGCGCCGCATCACCCGTGACGTGGGCTCGGCCTATAAGGTCGGCGTTAAAGATGTGCGCGCGCGCGATGTGCAGATGTTGTTCGCGGATGCATCAACTGGCGCGCACTCCCCCGCACTTGTGCGGCAGGGTCAGATTTCCGAACTCATCAACTCAAAACCCAAAGCACGCCGCCGTATCCTTGAAGAAGCCGCGGGCATTTCAGGTCTGTACCAACGTCGCCATGAGGCTGAGTTGAAACTTAAAGGGTCCGAACAGAACCTTGCCCGCGTTGATGACGTGATTGAACAGCTCGCAGGTCAGCTTGGGGCATTGGCCCGCCAAGCCCGCCAAGCCGCAAGATACCGCGCCATTGGTGATGAGTTGCGCCAATCCGAAGGCCTGCTGCTATATCGGCGTTGGAAAGAAGCCGATGAGGCACGCGCCGCTGCGGCAAACCAATTGCGCACCCGCACCAATGAAGCGGCGAGCGCGGAAACTGCGGCCCGCCAATCCGCTAAGGCCCGCCAGACCTGCGAAGATGCTTTGCCGCCGTTGCGCGAAGAAGAAGCGATTGCAGCTGCCGTATTGCAACGACTTCACGTGCAGCGCGACACGCTTGCCGACCAAGAAGCCCGCGCCAAACAGACCATTGAAACGCTTACGAACCGGATTGAGCAACTCGCGCTTGATATGGAACGTGAAGCGGGACTGAACAAAGATGCGGGCGAAACGATTGAGCGGCTGGAATGGGAAGGTCGTGAGATCGCTAAAGCCAGCGTCGGCCATGACGAACGCCTAGAAGACGCACGTGTTGCGTCAACCGATGGCGCCCAAATCCTCGCAGATCGTGAAGCTGACCTTGCGCAACTGACCGAAGATGTTGCCCGTCTCGCTGCGCGTCACCAATCCGCCCAACGTCTGATTGATGACTACCGCAAGACATTGGAAAAGAACGAAGCCGAGGCCCAGCGCGCGATCTTGGCCCGCACCGAAGCCACGGCCGCCCTTGAAAAAGCAGCACTTGATTTTGACGCTGCGAAAGCTGCTGAAAGCCAAGCCCGCGCCACCGCTGACAAAGCCGAAGTCGTGCTTGCCGAAGCAGAAGCCGCGCGTGCCGATACCCAAGCCCGTGAAGCCGATGCCCGCGCCCTGCGGTCTGAGGCGGAAGGTGAAGCCAATGCATTGCGGGCTGAAACAGGTGCGCTGTCCAAACTGGTGGATCGCGACAGTTCTGAGGGCTCGCAAATCCTTGACCAGTTGCGCGTTGATTCCGGTTACGAAAAGGCCCTCGGTGCCGCGCTGTCTGACGACCTAAAGGCGCCCGCTGTTACGCCCGATATGGGCTCTGGTTGGGTGCCGCTGCCAAGCTACCCGCAACCCCAAAGCCTGCCGTCTGGCGTGAAGGCCCTCACCAATTTTGTGTCAGTCCCCGAGGTTCTGGTGCGCCGCATGGGGCAGGTCGGCCTTATTGATGCCGCTGATGGTCCGCGCCTGCAAAAAGACCTCGCGCCGGGTCAGCGCCTTGTGTCGATCGAAGGCGATTTGTGGCGCTGGGACGGATTTCGCGCCGCTGCCGAAGACGCTCCCTCTGCCGCCGCCTTGCGCCTTGAGCAAATCAACCGTTTGGAGGGCCTGAAAAAGGACCTCAACGATGCGACGGCCAAGGCCGATGGTATGCGCCAAGCCCATGAAATGCTGACTGGGCGTCTTGCCGAACTGGCGCAAGCAGACCAAGCCGCCCGCGATGCCCGCCGCGCTGCCGATGGCGCTGTTGCCGACGCAAACCGCGCGCTGTCGCGTGCCGAAGCGGACCGCAATTTGGCGGACGGCAAACTGGAATCCAGCGGCCTTGCAGTGGCACGTCACGAAGAAGAAGCCATGAGCGCGCGCAAGGCGCTGAGCGAGGCGGAAGCCACGTACAAATCCCTCGGCAATCTTGATGAGGCCCGTGGCCAAGTCGAAGACATCAAAATGACCGTCGAAGCCGCGCGTATGACGATGATGTCCAAACGCTCCAGCTACGATGAGGTCCGTCGCGAAGGCGAAGCCCGCACCAAGCGCGGTCAGGAAATCACCAAAGAAGTCAGCGGCTGGAAGCACCGCCTTGAGACGGCCAACAAGCGCTCAGCTGAACTGCAAGAGCGCAAGGAAACGTCCGAGGAAGAGCTGAAAGAGGCGATGACTGCGCCCAATGAAATTGCCGCCAAACGCGATGAGCTTGCCGATGCAATCGATGAGGCCGAAGCGCGTCGCAAAGAGTCTTCAGATAAGCTCGCTCTGTCCGAAACTGCGCTGCGCGATGCGACAATGTCCGAGCGTGACGCCGAACGTACAGCATCCGAAGCCCGCGAAGCCCGTGCACGTTCTGAGGCCCGCGCAGATGCGGCCAAAGAAACCACACAGTACGCGGTCGAGCGTATTCAAGAAGCGCTAGAAACAACCCCAGAGAACCTCCTTGAACAGTTGGATGTTGATCCGGACAAAATGCCGTCCTCAGAAGCAATCGAAAACGATGTGAACCGCCTGAAACGTCAGCGCGATGCGCTGGGCGCGGTGAACCTGCGTGCCGAAGAAGACGCCAAAGAAGTGCAAGAAGAGCATGATCTTCTGGTGAAGGAAAAGACCGACCTAGAAGACGCGATCCGCGCCCTGCGCACCGGCATTGCCTCCCTCAACAAGGAAGGTCGCGAACGTCTGCTGACGGCGTTCGAACAAGTGAATGAGTCATTCGGCACCCTGTTTAAGCACCTGTTTGGCGGTGGCGAAGCCAAGCTCGTTCTCGTTGAATCTGACGACCCGCTCGAAGCAGGCCTTGAGATAATGTGCCAACCACCTGGCAAGAAACTCAGCACGCTGTCCTTGCTGTCCGGTGGTGAACAAACCTTGACTGCGATGGCGCTGATCTTCGCCGTCTTCCTCGCCAATCCTGCACCGATCTGTGTACTGGACGAGGTCGACGCGCCGCTTGATGACGCCAATGTTACGCGTTTCTGTGACCTTTTGGATGAAATGACGCGCCGCACCAACACGCGCTTCCTGATCATCACGCACCACGCCGTTACCATGTCCCGCATGGACCGTCTGTTCGGTGTGACCATGGGTGAACAGGGCGTCAGCCAGCTGGTCTCGGTTGACCTCAAGGCTGCGACAACACTGGTGGCATAA
- a CDS encoding CbtB domain-containing protein: MNAQNNTAAQTKTIARTDLSVLPIAFAVLGGLMLLFASGYAQASVLHDAAHDQRHAMAFPCH; the protein is encoded by the coding sequence ATGAACGCACAGAATAATACTGCAGCCCAAACAAAAACCATCGCACGCACAGACCTTTCGGTTCTGCCGATTGCATTCGCAGTCCTCGGTGGCTTGATGCTTTTGTTTGCATCCGGTTACGCACAAGCATCTGTTCTGCATGACGCAGCACACGATCAGCGTCACGCGATGGCATTTCCCTGCCACTAA
- the cobW gene encoding cobalamin biosynthesis protein CobW produces the protein MSAKIPATVVTGFLGAGKTTLIRHMLENAKGKRIALIINEFGDLGVDGDILKGCGIETCTEDDVVELSNGCICCTVADDFIPTMEMLLGRDNPPDHIVIETSGLALPQPLVRAFNWPGISTKVTVDGVVTVVDGKAVSAGQFAHNVAAVDAQRKLDENLDHETPLAELFEDQIACADMIVVNKADLLEEGEADHLRAVLKAEARKGVQVVTSTMGALPVSVLLGQRIGAENDLDARHEVHHHHHDHDDDHHHHDHDHEHSHGHDEFESFVVELGEIEDANAFAEKVADVIRAHDILRLKGFAAVQGKPMRLTLQAVGPRVDTYFDRPFGTAPRLTRLVVIGQAGLKHAEIDAALRA, from the coding sequence ATGTCTGCGAAGATCCCCGCCACGGTTGTTACTGGTTTCTTGGGTGCTGGTAAAACCACACTGATCCGGCACATGCTTGAGAACGCCAAAGGTAAACGCATTGCGCTGATCATCAATGAGTTTGGCGATCTGGGCGTTGACGGTGACATTCTGAAAGGTTGCGGGATTGAGACCTGCACCGAGGATGATGTGGTTGAACTGTCCAACGGGTGCATTTGTTGCACGGTGGCCGATGATTTCATTCCAACGATGGAAATGCTGTTGGGCCGCGACAACCCGCCCGATCATATTGTGATTGAAACCTCTGGGCTGGCGCTGCCACAACCGTTGGTTCGTGCGTTCAATTGGCCTGGTATTTCGACCAAAGTGACGGTTGATGGCGTGGTGACAGTTGTCGATGGCAAAGCGGTTTCTGCGGGCCAGTTCGCGCACAATGTGGCGGCCGTTGATGCGCAACGTAAGTTGGATGAGAACCTTGATCATGAGACCCCATTGGCTGAACTGTTCGAAGACCAGATCGCCTGTGCGGATATGATTGTTGTGAACAAAGCTGACCTATTGGAGGAAGGCGAGGCGGACCATTTGCGTGCTGTGCTGAAGGCCGAAGCGCGCAAGGGTGTACAGGTTGTAACGTCCACCATGGGTGCATTGCCGGTTAGCGTTTTGTTGGGTCAGCGCATTGGCGCTGAGAACGATCTGGATGCCCGCCATGAGGTGCATCATCACCACCACGACCACGACGATGATCACCACCATCACGACCACGATCATGAACACTCCCACGGTCACGACGAGTTTGAGAGCTTTGTAGTTGAGCTGGGCGAAATCGAAGACGCAAATGCGTTTGCGGAAAAAGTCGCCGATGTGATCCGCGCCCACGACATTCTGCGCCTTAAGGGGTTCGCGGCGGTCCAAGGCAAACCCATGCGTTTGACGTTGCAAGCCGTTGGCCCGCGTGTGGATACGTATTTTGATCGTCCTTTTGGAACCGCACCACGCCTGACACGGCTTGTGGTGATCGGTCAGGCCGGACTGAAGCACGCGGAGATTGATGCCGCGTTGCGTGCATGA
- a CDS encoding CbtA family protein, producing the protein MTKNLLTSAVFAGVAAGLIAALLQFVFVIPALLEGELFETGARIHFGANGSPESDRGSPGLGTEWARHAMTVGFNVVTYVGFGFLLLAAMAFAELRGLTTITSKQGIIWGLAGFIAIQLAPAIGLPPELPGTPAAEIGPRQMWWLGTLVASALGLWVIAFGRGVIALSGVILLLGPHIIGAPHLDAFWGVAPPELSAEFVTLSLGAAAAGWSTLGFLCAWFWTKEL; encoded by the coding sequence ATGACCAAGAATTTATTGACCAGCGCCGTGTTCGCTGGTGTTGCGGCGGGGCTGATTGCGGCCTTGTTGCAATTCGTATTCGTTATTCCGGCGTTGCTGGAAGGCGAATTGTTTGAAACCGGCGCGCGGATTCATTTCGGCGCGAACGGTTCCCCTGAAAGTGACCGCGGCTCCCCTGGATTGGGAACTGAGTGGGCACGCCACGCGATGACGGTTGGCTTTAACGTTGTGACCTATGTTGGCTTCGGGTTCTTGTTGCTTGCAGCGATGGCATTCGCGGAGTTGCGCGGGCTAACGACGATCACATCTAAGCAAGGGATTATCTGGGGGCTTGCGGGCTTCATCGCCATTCAACTTGCGCCTGCGATCGGCTTGCCACCTGAATTACCCGGCACACCTGCCGCTGAGATTGGTCCGCGTCAGATGTGGTGGCTTGGCACGTTGGTTGCGTCTGCACTTGGACTTTGGGTCATCGCCTTTGGGCGAGGGGTCATCGCCCTGTCTGGCGTGATTCTGTTGCTTGGCCCCCACATCATCGGGGCACCGCATTTGGATGCGTTTTGGGGCGTTGCGCCACCTGAGCTTTCGGCAGAATTCGTTACGCTTAGCCTTGGGGCTGCAGCCGCTGGGTGGTCGACGCTTGGGTTCTTGTGCGCGTGGTTCTGGACGAAGGAACTTTAG
- a CDS encoding DUF1636 family protein, with protein MTADTTSKGDRFIVCTGCSGGADLARALQGRVPVETTDCMNVCDKPISLAVRAEGKAAYLFTGVDPDAPEDIEAFAKLYADSSDGQIMDARTAGNLRFCLVGRIPA; from the coding sequence ATGACCGCAGACACAACGTCTAAAGGCGATCGTTTCATTGTATGCACCGGCTGTTCTGGCGGTGCGGACCTTGCACGCGCGTTGCAAGGCCGTGTGCCGGTGGAAACCACCGACTGTATGAACGTGTGCGACAAACCCATTAGCCTCGCGGTGCGTGCCGAGGGGAAAGCAGCGTATTTATTTACCGGCGTTGACCCTGATGCACCGGAAGACATCGAGGCCTTTGCCAAACTTTACGCCGACAGCAGCGATGGCCAAATCATGGACGCCCGAACCGCGGGCAACCTGCGGTTCTGCCTTGTGGGACGCATTCCCGCCTAA
- the cobN gene encoding cobaltochelatase subunit CobN produces MHLLAATPGAIDDGKEPVDLGQTPADVVVISAADTELAALSGARGEMDAPPSLRLASMMHLIHPLSVDLHLDQCATKSRLVIARCLGGAGYWKYGVEQYAARLRATGVPLALLPGDDKPDEELRALSTVADADYDALWSYLVEGGPENSTNFLNYAQAMLDGTEPPEPARPLLKAGVYWPGAGVSDLATAQAEWTDGAPVVPIVFYRALVQGAGLNPINRLVKSLLRAGLNPLPVFVASLKDPLSQATLEQLFTTSKPSVILNCTSFAVGSPHAGDAATVNPLAAPSANKAVVFQVVLAASSEEAWSEGLTGLSARDIAMNVALPEVDGRVLSRAISFKGEAYFDEATECPIATYRAVGDRVAFVAELAAKWAKLRATPEADKKVALVLANYPNKDGRLANGVGLDTPAATVHVLGLLEAQGYSTTPPKDAKVLMDTMMAGPTNWLTDRVDRSGGVQMPMADYLASYSQLPWTVREQIEDRWGKPQDDPFVGGAQGESFALSIHEFGNAVVALQPARGYNIDPTDTYHSPDLVPPHNYLAFYFWLRHNWGADAIVHMGKHGNLEWLPGKATALSETCWPEVILGATPHVYPFIVNDPGEGTQAKRRAAAVIIDHLTPPLTRAESYGPLRDLEALVDEYYEAAGVDPRRIELLRKEILSLSDVTGLGKDAGFSGDEDGDLAKLDAYLCELKEAQIRDGLHVFGQSPDGTLERDLAIALARVPRGNGNGRDASLLRALAEDLGLGFDPLDCDLAGTADVRPDALAGVSEDTWRTLGDTVERLELVSQDILDGACDALGERSREVVAEIFDTILPIVRTCGPSEGAGLLNALKGQFVAPAPSGAPTRGRLDVLPTGGNFYSVDARAVPTPTAWTLGWKSANLLIEKHLQDHGDWPRAMLVTAWGTANMRTGGDDIAQAMALMGVKPKWDAANRRVTGFEVLPEGVLGRPRVDVTLRISGFFRDAFPQLIALFDSAAKAVQALDESADQNPAAARTKAGETSARVYGSKPGAYGAGLQAMIDEKLWGNRDDLANAYLEWGGYAYEAGVEGARDRDGFEARLGQVEAIVQNQDNREHDILDSDDYYQFEGGAAAAVAHLQGQDRPIYHNDHSRPERPVIRTLEDEIGRVVRSRVVNPKWIDGVKRHGYKGAFEMAATVDYLFAFSATTGAVRNHHFDLVEEAYVADDETREFIAEHNAPALLEIAQRLQEAIDRGLWTPKSNSARARIAGLLE; encoded by the coding sequence ATGCACCTGCTTGCCGCCACCCCTGGAGCGATTGACGACGGGAAAGAACCTGTCGACCTTGGTCAAACCCCTGCCGATGTTGTTGTGATATCAGCGGCCGACACCGAGCTTGCGGCGCTTTCTGGTGCGCGTGGTGAAATGGATGCTCCGCCAAGCCTGCGTTTGGCGAGTATGATGCACCTAATCCACCCGCTGTCTGTCGATCTGCATCTGGACCAATGTGCCACCAAATCGCGACTTGTAATTGCGCGGTGTTTGGGTGGCGCTGGGTATTGGAAGTACGGTGTTGAGCAATATGCCGCACGGTTACGGGCGACAGGCGTGCCGCTGGCGCTGCTTCCGGGCGACGATAAGCCCGATGAGGAACTGCGTGCGCTGTCGACTGTGGCAGACGCGGATTACGATGCGCTCTGGTCTTACCTTGTTGAAGGCGGCCCAGAAAATTCGACAAATTTCTTGAATTATGCGCAGGCGATGTTGGACGGTACTGAGCCTCCAGAACCGGCCCGCCCGTTGTTGAAGGCAGGGGTGTACTGGCCTGGTGCGGGTGTGTCTGACTTGGCAACGGCACAGGCAGAATGGACGGATGGCGCGCCTGTGGTGCCAATCGTGTTTTACCGCGCCTTGGTGCAAGGTGCTGGCCTAAACCCGATAAACCGTCTGGTGAAATCGCTGCTGCGCGCGGGGCTAAATCCCTTGCCCGTCTTTGTGGCGTCGTTGAAAGATCCACTATCGCAAGCGACGTTGGAACAGCTGTTTACTACGTCGAAACCAAGTGTGATTTTGAACTGCACCAGCTTCGCAGTTGGATCGCCCCATGCTGGCGACGCGGCGACGGTCAACCCGCTCGCGGCTCCAAGCGCAAACAAGGCGGTGGTGTTTCAGGTGGTGCTGGCGGCGTCGTCCGAGGAGGCATGGTCTGAGGGCTTAACAGGGCTAAGCGCACGCGATATCGCGATGAACGTGGCCCTACCCGAAGTGGACGGGCGGGTGTTGTCACGCGCAATTAGCTTTAAGGGCGAAGCCTACTTCGACGAGGCAACTGAATGCCCCATCGCCACCTACCGCGCCGTCGGGGACCGTGTGGCATTCGTGGCTGAGCTGGCCGCGAAATGGGCAAAGCTACGCGCGACACCTGAAGCCGACAAGAAGGTTGCTTTGGTCTTGGCAAACTACCCCAACAAAGACGGGCGCTTGGCCAACGGAGTAGGTCTGGATACGCCCGCGGCGACGGTGCATGTTTTGGGGCTATTGGAGGCGCAGGGTTATTCCACAACGCCGCCGAAGGATGCCAAGGTATTGATGGACACGATGATGGCTGGCCCGACAAATTGGCTGACGGACCGCGTAGATCGTTCGGGTGGTGTTCAGATGCCGATGGCGGACTACCTCGCATCCTACAGCCAATTGCCGTGGACTGTTCGAGAACAGATTGAAGACCGTTGGGGTAAGCCTCAAGACGATCCATTTGTTGGCGGTGCGCAAGGCGAAAGTTTCGCGCTGTCGATCCATGAATTTGGTAACGCAGTTGTCGCGCTGCAGCCTGCGCGGGGCTATAATATTGATCCCACCGACACCTATCATTCGCCCGACTTGGTGCCACCACACAACTACTTGGCGTTCTATTTCTGGCTGCGTCACAACTGGGGCGCAGATGCGATTGTTCACATGGGTAAGCACGGAAATCTTGAATGGTTGCCGGGTAAAGCGACTGCATTAAGTGAAACGTGCTGGCCCGAGGTCATTCTAGGGGCCACGCCCCATGTGTATCCATTCATTGTGAATGATCCTGGTGAGGGGACGCAGGCGAAACGCCGTGCGGCTGCCGTTATCATCGACCACCTAACGCCACCGCTGACCCGCGCGGAAAGCTACGGGCCGTTGCGCGACCTCGAGGCGTTGGTGGATGAGTACTACGAGGCCGCAGGTGTTGATCCACGCCGGATTGAACTGCTGCGCAAAGAGATATTGTCGCTGTCTGATGTGACGGGCCTTGGTAAAGACGCAGGATTCAGTGGGGACGAAGATGGGGATTTGGCGAAGCTGGATGCCTATCTGTGCGAGTTGAAGGAAGCACAAATTCGCGATGGTTTACACGTGTTCGGCCAGTCACCAGATGGCACGCTTGAGCGGGATTTGGCGATCGCTTTGGCGCGCGTGCCACGGGGCAACGGAAACGGGCGCGATGCGTCTTTGTTGCGGGCTTTGGCGGAGGATCTGGGGCTTGGATTTGATCCGTTGGATTGTGATTTGGCGGGTACAGCAGACGTTAGGCCTGATGCTTTAGCGGGGGTGAGTGAAGATACTTGGCGCACGCTTGGCGACACTGTGGAGCGGTTGGAGCTAGTGTCGCAGGATATCTTGGACGGAGCATGCGACGCGCTTGGTGAGAGATCGCGAGAGGTCGTTGCAGAGATCTTTGACACCATTTTGCCAATCGTTCGGACCTGTGGGCCTAGCGAAGGGGCGGGGCTTCTCAACGCCCTAAAAGGGCAGTTCGTCGCCCCGGCGCCATCCGGCGCGCCGACCCGTGGGCGGCTGGATGTGTTGCCGACGGGCGGGAATTTCTATTCCGTTGATGCGCGCGCTGTGCCGACGCCAACGGCGTGGACCTTGGGCTGGAAGTCCGCGAACCTGTTAATTGAAAAGCACCTGCAAGATCACGGCGACTGGCCACGCGCTATGCTTGTCACCGCGTGGGGGACCGCGAATATGCGCACTGGCGGCGATGACATTGCGCAAGCCATGGCGCTGATGGGGGTGAAGCCGAAATGGGATGCAGCGAACCGGCGTGTCACTGGGTTTGAAGTTTTGCCTGAGGGCGTTTTAGGCCGCCCTCGGGTTGATGTGACGTTGCGGATTAGTGGGTTCTTTCGGGACGCTTTCCCGCAACTCATTGCGCTGTTTGATAGCGCTGCGAAAGCGGTTCAGGCGCTAGACGAAAGTGCGGACCAGAACCCTGCGGCGGCGCGCACCAAGGCGGGCGAAACAAGCGCACGGGTTTATGGGAGTAAGCCCGGTGCATATGGCGCTGGTTTGCAGGCGATGATTGACGAGAAGCTTTGGGGCAATCGTGATGATCTTGCCAATGCTTACCTTGAGTGGGGCGGCTATGCCTATGAAGCGGGTGTTGAGGGCGCGCGTGATCGGGACGGGTTTGAGGCGCGGCTTGGCCAAGTTGAAGCGATTGTGCAAAACCAAGACAACCGCGAGCACGATATTTTGGACAGCGACGATTATTACCAGTTTGAGGGGGGAGCCGCGGCAGCTGTGGCCCATCTGCAGGGGCAAGATCGCCCAATCTATCACAACGACCACTCAAGACCTGAGCGCCCTGTAATTCGGACGTTAGAGGATGAAATTGGTCGTGTTGTGCGCTCTCGTGTGGTGAACCCAAAATGGATCGATGGCGTAAAGCGTCATGGGTACAAAGGGGCGTTCGAGATGGCCGCGACGGTCGATTATCTGTTTGCGTTTTCTGCCACGACTGGCGCGGTTCGCAATCACCACTTTGACCTCGTTGAAGAGGCGTATGTGGCGGATGACGAAACGCGTGAATTCATTGCGGAACACAACGCCCCTGCACTCCTAGAAATTGCGCAGCGGCTACAAGAAGCTATTGATCGCGGTTTGTGGACCCCAAAGAGCAATTCTGCACGGGCACGGATCGCGGGATTGCTGGAATGA